A genomic window from Cutibacterium acnes includes:
- a CDS encoding pyruvate, water dikinase regulatory protein, producing MAESPLEIHVIADSTGETAVRLARAARSQFEGAHWHIVRHPMIGTVPEMVSALEAVSEAHEAGQWVCVVHTLVLPDMRRMVSDACEEMGIRELDLMGPMLEAMEEASGLDADAVPRRPVGVEADYFTRISAMEFAVRNDDGAIPDRLTEADICLVGVSRSGKTPLSIYLGYLGYKTVNVPLVPGIAPPTELAAVDRWRIVGLTIDAQRLLEIRGRRVRGLGGFGNEDGYADLAAIYEELDEGGKIQRRLGCPIIDTTGLALEESATKVIDVVDQRAKTAGTRLRKPAGSYRMRP from the coding sequence ATGGCAGAGTCGCCCCTGGAAATACACGTCATCGCTGATTCGACGGGTGAGACCGCCGTTCGTCTGGCTCGGGCCGCCCGCAGTCAGTTCGAGGGGGCCCATTGGCACATCGTGCGCCACCCCATGATCGGCACCGTCCCGGAAATGGTTTCGGCCCTTGAGGCTGTCTCAGAGGCTCACGAGGCTGGGCAGTGGGTGTGCGTTGTGCATACCTTGGTGCTGCCCGATATGCGCCGAATGGTCTCCGATGCGTGTGAAGAGATGGGCATTCGTGAGCTCGACCTTATGGGTCCGATGCTCGAGGCGATGGAGGAGGCCTCTGGCCTAGATGCCGACGCGGTACCGCGCCGTCCGGTGGGTGTTGAGGCCGACTATTTCACCCGGATCTCCGCGATGGAATTCGCAGTCCGTAACGACGATGGCGCTATTCCCGACCGCCTGACCGAGGCTGATATTTGCCTGGTAGGTGTGAGCCGATCAGGAAAGACGCCGTTATCGATCTACCTGGGGTACTTAGGCTACAAGACGGTTAACGTCCCGCTGGTTCCTGGCATCGCTCCGCCGACCGAGCTCGCTGCGGTGGACCGATGGCGCATTGTTGGGTTGACGATTGACGCTCAGCGTCTGCTGGAAATCCGTGGTCGCCGAGTGCGTGGATTGGGCGGTTTTGGTAATGAGGACGGGTACGCGGACCTCGCCGCGATTTACGAGGAGCTGGACGAGGGTGGCAAGATTCAGCGTCGGCTGGGGTGCCCCATCATTGACACGACCGGCCTGGCCTTGGAGGAGTCGGCGACGAAGGTCATTGACGTCGTTGATCAGCGAGCCAAGACGGCGGGTACCCGGTTGCGCAAGCCTGCGGGGTCGTATCGCATGCGCCCCTGA
- a CDS encoding class I SAM-dependent methyltransferase, with protein sequence MLTLPSALTDSSEQHRQVGALPIWETATMDAATRDPVDELIAAESPHADSVWVLGRPSLMHMAEGRVAAWADDCRDLADIPEAIRLNPLTAGDVSDSPVVWMGLPASLDELDELLGTLWRILGPDAHVVAGGRIKHMSRSMNDVAARWFNEVHASLGVRKARVLHFSSPRQRPAITGTWPRTNTVNGLTIRAHGGVFHTAGVDAGTSLLLDYLDAIAADVHSDAVDLGCGNGVISAHLARLLPQATIHATDVSWQAIDSTHLTAQANQLDIVTHWCDGLVDIPNESVDVVVTNPPFHRGTAQDHAPTLAMLADAARVLRPGGTLWCVYNNHLPWASHVQRTVGPTHQVVRNRRYTVIRTVRR encoded by the coding sequence ATGTTAACGTTACCATCAGCGCTTACTGACAGCTCCGAACAGCATCGCCAAGTCGGCGCCCTCCCGATCTGGGAGACTGCCACCATGGATGCTGCCACCCGGGACCCCGTTGACGAGCTCATCGCCGCCGAATCACCGCACGCCGACTCAGTGTGGGTGTTGGGGCGTCCTTCCTTGATGCATATGGCCGAGGGACGGGTTGCGGCGTGGGCTGATGACTGCCGCGATCTCGCCGACATCCCTGAAGCCATCCGCCTCAACCCCTTAACCGCAGGCGACGTTTCAGACAGCCCCGTGGTGTGGATGGGCCTGCCAGCCAGCCTCGACGAACTCGACGAACTGTTAGGAACGCTGTGGCGCATCCTTGGCCCCGATGCCCATGTCGTCGCCGGTGGGCGCATCAAGCACATGAGCCGGTCGATGAATGACGTCGCCGCCCGCTGGTTTAACGAGGTCCACGCCAGCCTCGGGGTGCGCAAAGCCCGTGTGCTGCACTTCTCGTCACCTCGGCAGCGCCCCGCCATCACCGGTACATGGCCGCGCACCAACACCGTCAACGGATTGACGATCCGAGCCCACGGAGGTGTCTTCCACACCGCCGGAGTCGACGCCGGAACCTCCCTGCTACTCGACTACCTCGACGCCATCGCAGCCGACGTCCACTCCGACGCCGTCGATCTGGGGTGCGGGAATGGTGTCATCTCCGCCCATTTGGCGCGACTGCTCCCCCAGGCCACGATTCACGCTACCGACGTGTCATGGCAAGCCATTGATTCCACCCATCTCACCGCTCAGGCGAACCAGCTCGACATCGTCACTCATTGGTGCGATGGTCTAGTCGATATACCCAATGAGAGCGTCGACGTCGTTGTCACCAATCCGCCCTTCCACCGTGGCACCGCCCAGGATCACGCCCCGACCCTGGCCATGCTGGCTGACGCCGCACGCGTGCTACGCCCCGGCGGGACTCTGTGGTGTGTATACAACAACCACCTGCCGTGGGCGTCTCATGTCCAGCGCACTGTTGGGCCGACCCACCAAGTCGTGCGGAATCGTCGATACACCGTCATCCGAACAGTGCGTCGATAA
- the serB gene encoding phosphoserine phosphatase SerB gives MNSRVILVSDDRSSLRSPDTLLWPDAACMRGIHTGEWTAHIFEYAMSFEGNMTQVRELAAANGVGVLHPHGALATDPPSLIVCDVDSTVTRTEAIDLLAECAGNADEVREITARAMVGELDFTQSLYARVRCLEGLHIGALEEAWKATVIAPGTAELVAAAHDVGAAVGLVSGGFTAIVDPLAEQIRADFAASNELEIVDNHLTGRVVGDIIDRAAKATWLRRWASERGVALERTIALGDGANDLDMFAIAGLPIAFCAKPVAVEAARNTIRCERIDTVRAVWAH, from the coding sequence ATGAATTCTCGCGTCATCCTCGTCAGCGACGATCGCTCCAGCCTTCGCTCCCCCGACACCCTGCTATGGCCCGATGCGGCCTGTATGCGCGGCATTCACACCGGTGAGTGGACCGCCCATATTTTCGAATACGCCATGTCCTTCGAGGGCAATATGACGCAAGTGCGTGAGCTCGCTGCCGCCAACGGTGTCGGTGTGCTGCATCCCCACGGCGCCCTGGCCACCGATCCGCCTAGTCTCATCGTCTGCGACGTTGACTCGACCGTCACACGCACCGAGGCCATCGATCTACTCGCCGAGTGCGCCGGGAATGCCGATGAGGTCCGCGAGATCACCGCCCGCGCCATGGTCGGAGAACTGGACTTCACACAGTCCCTGTACGCCCGAGTCAGGTGTCTGGAAGGGTTGCATATCGGGGCCCTCGAAGAGGCGTGGAAAGCCACCGTCATCGCCCCTGGGACAGCCGAGCTAGTGGCCGCTGCACATGACGTTGGGGCTGCCGTCGGATTGGTATCTGGCGGGTTCACGGCCATAGTCGATCCGTTGGCCGAACAGATCAGGGCTGATTTCGCAGCGTCCAATGAGCTCGAGATCGTCGATAATCACCTCACCGGACGAGTGGTTGGTGACATCATCGACCGGGCTGCAAAGGCAACCTGGCTACGTCGCTGGGCCTCGGAACGTGGGGTCGCTCTTGAGCGAACAATCGCCCTAGGGGATGGAGCTAACGATCTTGACATGTTCGCTATCGCTGGGCTGCCGATTGCCTTCTGCGCTAAGCCGGTCGCCGTCGAGGCTGCACGAAACACCATCAGGTGTGAGCGGATAGACACAGTCCGCGCCGTGTGGGCCCACTGA
- a CDS encoding aldose 1-epimerase, protein MIIKSMSTLPGTLHSAHNGTWQVAEHGCQVLAWQADDKPVIWFDAEHADESEAVIRGGIPLCAPWFGHGPNNDQDPQHGLARRTDFEVTVADPFRVVGVAETASIGIRHEVVMTNTALEMTLTLTNHDQKPRVVEGMWHTYLRVADAAQARVRGVRGASWHNFATGDKGSFDANELAVAPDTDTVIQGVGPALALLDSAWGRQIHVETTGCPSAVVWNPRSSSTHADNPTAQAWRDFVCVETGACKDNAVIVAPHSDLTMSTRISVETL, encoded by the coding sequence ATGATCATAAAGAGCATGAGTACCCTTCCTGGAACCCTTCATTCGGCCCATAATGGCACTTGGCAGGTAGCAGAGCATGGCTGCCAAGTGTTGGCCTGGCAAGCCGACGACAAGCCCGTCATCTGGTTCGACGCCGAGCATGCTGACGAGTCCGAGGCCGTGATCCGGGGAGGAATCCCGCTGTGTGCCCCGTGGTTTGGTCACGGCCCCAACAATGATCAGGACCCCCAGCATGGTCTAGCCCGTCGCACCGACTTCGAAGTAACGGTCGCTGATCCCTTCCGCGTTGTCGGGGTTGCTGAGACCGCGTCCATCGGAATCCGTCACGAGGTTGTCATGACGAACACAGCCTTAGAAATGACGCTTACTCTCACCAACCATGATCAGAAACCACGCGTCGTCGAGGGGATGTGGCACACCTACCTGCGCGTCGCAGATGCCGCACAGGCACGGGTCAGGGGCGTTCGCGGCGCCAGCTGGCACAACTTCGCGACCGGCGACAAGGGGTCCTTCGACGCCAACGAGCTTGCCGTAGCTCCTGATACTGACACCGTCATCCAGGGAGTCGGGCCCGCCCTAGCCCTCCTCGATTCAGCGTGGGGACGCCAGATCCACGTGGAGACAACAGGGTGTCCCAGTGCCGTGGTCTGGAATCCACGCTCCTCGTCGACACATGCCGATAACCCGACAGCCCAGGCATGGCGCGATTTCGTATGCGTCGAGACCGGGGCCTGCAAGGACAATGCGGTCATTGTTGCCCCACACAGCGACCTCACCATGTCCACACGGATCAGCGTCGAAACGTTGTGA
- a CDS encoding acetyl-CoA hydrolase/transferase family protein, producing MSERIANAALRQKVMSADDAAALIHDGDQIGFGGFTGSGYPKELPGALTKRIQESHGRGEKFTVNVFTGASTAPELDGALASVDGIGWRMPYQSDPQMRSKINDGTSFYTDIHLSESGMMVRQGFFGKVDFAVIEATRITADGDVVLTSSVGNNAVYCDTAEKVIIEVNSWQSEDLEGMHDIYGGFALPPNRVPIPITHPGDRIGDKFLHIPQNKIVAIIETAGPDRNTPFKPIDDDSRKIAGFLLDFYDNEVKQGRIPKNLLPLQSGVGNIPNAVLDGLLHSDLEHLTSYTEVIQDGMIDLIDAGKLDVASATAFSLSPDYAHKMNENAAFYRDHIILRPQEISNHPEVIRRLGVIGANGMIEADIYGNVNSTHVMGSRMMNGIGGSGDFTRNAYISAFVSPSTAKGGAISAIVPMVSHVDHTEHDGMVIITEQGIADLRGLAPRQRAPKIIENCAHPDYRPMLLDYYERALRDCKFKHTPHLLGEAYSWHTRFLETGTMKKD from the coding sequence ATGTCAGAGCGGATTGCCAACGCAGCCCTGCGTCAGAAAGTGATGAGCGCGGACGACGCGGCTGCCCTCATCCATGACGGCGACCAGATCGGATTCGGTGGATTCACTGGGTCGGGCTACCCCAAGGAACTTCCAGGCGCACTGACCAAGCGCATCCAAGAGTCCCACGGCCGTGGTGAGAAGTTCACCGTCAACGTCTTCACCGGAGCCTCGACCGCTCCTGAACTCGACGGCGCCCTCGCCTCTGTCGACGGCATCGGCTGGCGTATGCCGTACCAGTCCGATCCCCAGATGCGAAGCAAGATCAACGACGGCACCTCCTTCTATACCGACATCCATCTGTCGGAGTCGGGCATGATGGTGCGTCAGGGCTTCTTCGGCAAGGTCGACTTCGCCGTCATCGAGGCCACACGAATCACCGCGGACGGGGATGTCGTCCTCACCTCGTCGGTTGGCAACAACGCGGTCTACTGTGACACCGCCGAGAAAGTCATCATCGAGGTAAATTCGTGGCAGTCCGAGGACCTCGAAGGAATGCACGACATCTACGGTGGTTTTGCGCTTCCTCCGAACCGGGTGCCGATCCCGATTACCCATCCCGGTGACCGGATCGGTGACAAGTTCCTCCACATCCCCCAGAACAAGATTGTGGCGATCATCGAGACCGCAGGCCCCGACCGCAACACCCCGTTCAAGCCGATCGACGACGACTCTCGCAAGATCGCCGGATTCCTGCTCGACTTTTATGACAACGAGGTCAAGCAGGGACGCATCCCCAAGAACCTGCTGCCGCTCCAGTCCGGCGTCGGCAACATCCCGAACGCCGTTCTTGACGGCCTGCTTCACTCCGACCTGGAGCATCTGACCTCGTACACCGAGGTGATCCAGGACGGCATGATCGACCTCATCGACGCCGGCAAGCTTGACGTCGCCTCCGCTACCGCCTTCTCGCTGTCGCCTGACTATGCGCACAAGATGAACGAGAATGCAGCCTTCTACCGCGATCACATCATTTTGCGCCCGCAGGAAATTTCGAACCACCCCGAGGTCATTCGCCGCCTCGGCGTCATCGGCGCTAACGGCATGATCGAGGCCGACATCTATGGCAATGTCAACTCGACCCATGTCATGGGCTCGCGGATGATGAACGGCATCGGTGGATCCGGCGACTTCACCCGCAATGCCTACATTTCGGCCTTCGTGTCCCCATCGACAGCCAAGGGTGGCGCCATCTCGGCGATCGTCCCGATGGTCTCCCACGTCGACCACACCGAGCACGACGGCATGGTTATCATCACCGAGCAAGGCATCGCTGATCTGCGTGGCCTGGCCCCACGCCAGCGCGCCCCGAAGATCATCGAGAACTGTGCCCACCCGGACTACCGTCCGATGCTGCTCGACTACTACGAGCGTGCGCTGCGCGACTGCAAGTTCAAGCACACCCCGCACCTGCTGGGTGAGGCGTACTCATGGCACACCCGGTTCCTCGAGACCGGCACCATGAAGAAGGACTGA
- a CDS encoding amidase family protein, translating to MGAAAIPVLSEREELFTPMSRWLRAGGRRRSGVELAEALAGIQMVARQVGQHWQRFDVIVSPTLAQPPLPVGALRDDEDPAADFDAQCRFTPWTSLWNITGRPAMSLPLHNTRIDGVELPIGIMIGGRLYDEATLLALGCALENTRDCERSCR from the coding sequence GTGGGGGCGGCGGCGATACCGGTCCTGTCCGAACGTGAGGAGCTCTTCACACCCATGTCTCGTTGGCTGCGGGCCGGGGGCCGACGTCGCAGCGGAGTCGAGCTGGCCGAGGCGTTGGCCGGTATCCAGATGGTGGCCCGTCAAGTCGGGCAGCATTGGCAGCGGTTCGACGTCATTGTTAGCCCGACCTTGGCCCAGCCTCCTTTGCCAGTTGGGGCTTTGCGGGACGATGAGGATCCGGCGGCCGATTTTGACGCCCAGTGTCGCTTCACACCGTGGACCAGCTTGTGGAATATCACCGGGCGCCCGGCAATGAGCCTGCCGCTGCACAACACGAGGATCGATGGTGTCGAGCTGCCGATCGGCATCATGATTGGCGGTCGGCTGTACGACGAGGCCACCCTGCTGGCACTCGGATGTGCCCTAGAAAATACTCGGGACTGCGAACGCAGCTGCCGATGA
- a CDS encoding type II toxin-antitoxin system VapC family toxin gives MTLVVDASVLAEMLVGSTVGHAAWQQWGGEEFIAPQHLPAEIAHVVRNLSLGHLITDAEAMRILSDFRAFKVELYPVEPLMVDAWEMRHNVSAYDALYVVLARLLGACLLTCDRRLAVAAPDVAVVPTT, from the coding sequence ATGACACTCGTCGTCGATGCGTCCGTGCTCGCCGAAATGCTCGTTGGTAGCACGGTTGGGCATGCGGCATGGCAGCAATGGGGCGGCGAGGAGTTCATTGCTCCCCAACATCTGCCTGCAGAGATTGCCCATGTCGTACGAAACCTTTCCTTGGGGCATCTCATCACCGATGCGGAGGCAATGCGGATATTGTCGGACTTCCGAGCATTCAAGGTGGAGTTGTATCCGGTGGAACCACTGATGGTGGATGCGTGGGAGATGCGGCACAACGTGTCTGCTTATGACGCGCTGTACGTGGTGCTGGCGCGTCTGTTGGGTGCGTGTCTGTTGACGTGTGACCGTCGTCTGGCTGTGGCAGCCCCCGATGTCGCTGTGGTGCCCACAACATGA
- a CDS encoding FitA-like ribbon-helix-helix domain-containing protein, with amino-acid sequence MATIQIRNVPEETSRELKARAALQGKSLSEYTLEVLQNTLKNPSREQLMQRIMAQTARTDLPPMVEVLQEGREGR; translated from the coding sequence ATGGCGACCATTCAGATTCGCAACGTCCCGGAGGAGACCAGCAGGGAACTCAAGGCGCGAGCGGCTTTGCAAGGCAAGTCGTTGAGTGAATACACCCTGGAAGTGCTACAGAACACGCTCAAGAATCCCTCACGCGAGCAGTTGATGCAGCGCATCATGGCGCAGACTGCTAGGACGGATTTGCCACCGATGGTCGAGGTGTTGCAAGAAGGCCGGGAAGGACGATGA
- a CDS encoding nucleoside hydrolase, producing the protein MRVLEQRRSDQPEQPQQKVRWDDSTIGGAVEGLYSDAMPTRFLPVLLDCDPGIDDAFALAYLASRDDVETVGVVTTAGNVGQDDVLRNALGLTELLGMDAPVARGADAPLVEPVMTAEETHGPHGLGHAQLGDCGRHPDGRSGAQLWVDLARKYPGELVGIVTGPLTNLALALREEPDLPQLLRGLHVMGGAINHRGNTGPTSEWNIAVDPEAGHEVFEAWGKASKRVVLGALQATEVIRLDERDRRAVKELGEHPVVKVLADALRFYFEFHEADGLGWCAYLHDPLVVANAVTGRFATTRPLAVDVELTGTLTRGQTVGDELGRWGKEPNVDLLCEVDAEGFIEHLLTTLRTGLG; encoded by the coding sequence GTGCGAGTCCTGGAGCAAAGGCGCTCTGACCAGCCCGAACAGCCTCAGCAGAAGGTGAGGTGGGACGACTCAACGATCGGTGGTGCGGTGGAGGGCCTCTATTCTGACGCCATGCCCACACGTTTCTTGCCGGTTCTGCTCGATTGCGACCCTGGGATTGACGACGCGTTCGCGCTGGCCTACCTGGCGAGCCGCGACGATGTCGAGACCGTCGGGGTGGTGACGACAGCTGGCAATGTCGGTCAGGACGACGTGCTGCGCAATGCCCTGGGGCTGACCGAGCTGCTCGGGATGGATGCCCCGGTGGCGCGTGGGGCGGACGCGCCCCTCGTCGAGCCGGTGATGACCGCCGAGGAGACCCATGGACCCCACGGTTTGGGGCATGCCCAGCTGGGGGACTGCGGACGTCACCCCGATGGGCGCAGCGGTGCGCAACTGTGGGTGGATCTTGCCCGGAAATACCCCGGCGAGCTGGTCGGCATCGTCACCGGGCCGCTGACGAACCTCGCGCTGGCGCTGCGGGAAGAACCGGACTTGCCGCAGTTGTTGCGGGGGCTGCACGTCATGGGTGGAGCGATCAACCACCGTGGCAACACCGGCCCGACGAGCGAGTGGAACATCGCGGTGGACCCGGAGGCCGGCCATGAGGTGTTCGAGGCATGGGGGAAGGCGTCCAAACGGGTCGTGCTTGGGGCGTTGCAGGCCACTGAGGTCATCAGGCTGGACGAGAGGGATCGTCGGGCTGTGAAGGAGCTAGGGGAACATCCGGTTGTGAAAGTCTTGGCCGACGCGCTGAGGTTCTACTTCGAGTTCCACGAGGCTGACGGGTTGGGATGGTGTGCGTACTTGCACGACCCGCTCGTCGTCGCCAACGCGGTGACCGGGAGATTTGCGACGACGCGGCCACTGGCCGTCGACGTCGAGCTGACCGGGACGCTCACCCGTGGCCAGACCGTCGGTGACGAGTTGGGGCGCTGGGGCAAAGAGCCCAACGTCGACCTGTTGTGCGAAGTTGATGCTGAGGGGTTCATTGAGCATCTTTTGACAACGTTGCGGACGGGGTTGGGCTGA
- a CDS encoding cupin domain-containing protein, giving the protein MKINDNGPKPNAFDIETATKENTNYRTTAWTGKYLQVTLMSIPVGESIGLEAHPDTDQFLRLDSGKGRCVMGPAEDQLDFQQDVSDGWSAQVPAGTWHDVINTGDEPMQVYAIYAPVHHTPGIVQETAAKAEEDEKSGADVPPEWSVQPDKTADDLHA; this is encoded by the coding sequence ATGAAGATCAACGACAACGGCCCCAAACCGAACGCCTTCGACATCGAGACCGCAACGAAGGAGAACACGAACTACCGCACCACCGCCTGGACCGGTAAGTACCTGCAGGTGACGCTCATGTCCATCCCGGTGGGAGAGTCCATCGGCCTGGAGGCCCACCCCGACACCGATCAGTTCCTGCGCCTGGACTCCGGCAAGGGGCGCTGCGTCATGGGACCGGCTGAGGATCAGCTCGACTTCCAGCAGGACGTCAGCGACGGCTGGTCCGCCCAGGTCCCGGCCGGCACCTGGCACGACGTCATCAACACCGGTGACGAGCCGATGCAGGTCTACGCCATCTACGCCCCGGTCCACCACACCCCGGGCATCGTCCAGGAGACCGCTGCCAAGGCTGAGGAGGACGAAAAGTCCGGAGCCGACGTCCCACCGGAGTGGAGCGTCCAACCCGACAAGACCGCTGACGATCTGCACGCCTGA
- a CDS encoding TetR/AcrR family transcriptional regulator — translation MISKRPGRKPAFTRRQAIDAALAEGIETFTLRAVADRLGVKATALYREFSSRQELQLAAIAEIAVDIEPDPDFSNWQDALRQVVDRQWALCERYPEAPLVLMAQPEAFGAAMPRIAAIVQRLAELGVPGGVEGAAFAFDFVGDTTLETFVSIQPYLTADEGGRTGVERIGEMTAGHPDVFGVQSMGERGNLDLKVEFIIAGMELGLFPGSVAQK, via the coding sequence ATGATCAGCAAACGGCCAGGGCGCAAGCCTGCGTTCACGCGACGTCAGGCGATTGACGCGGCCCTGGCCGAGGGCATCGAGACTTTCACCCTGAGGGCTGTTGCTGATCGTCTCGGGGTGAAGGCCACCGCCCTGTACCGGGAGTTCAGTTCTCGTCAGGAATTGCAGTTGGCCGCAATTGCGGAGATCGCGGTGGACATCGAGCCGGATCCCGACTTCTCCAATTGGCAGGACGCCCTGCGCCAGGTTGTCGACCGCCAGTGGGCGTTGTGCGAGCGGTATCCAGAGGCTCCGCTGGTGCTCATGGCTCAGCCAGAGGCCTTCGGGGCAGCGATGCCTCGTATCGCGGCGATCGTGCAGAGACTGGCAGAGCTTGGTGTCCCCGGAGGGGTCGAGGGGGCTGCTTTCGCCTTCGACTTTGTCGGGGACACCACCTTGGAGACCTTTGTGTCGATCCAGCCTTATCTGACCGCTGATGAAGGAGGACGGACCGGCGTTGAGAGGATCGGGGAGATGACGGCAGGGCATCCGGATGTGTTCGGGGTGCAGTCGATGGGTGAGCGCGGCAACCTCGATCTCAAGGTTGAGTTCATCATCGCCGGCATGGAGCTCGGGCTGTTTCCCGGCTCGGTCGCACAGAAGTGA